A window from Bordetella petrii encodes these proteins:
- the alkB gene encoding DNA oxidative demethylase AlkB codes for MNLELFEPAAPARIALGPAATLLQGWALPHVDALLPALDAVLAAAPPRHMETPGGFRMSAALSNCGALGWTSDRHGYRYTRLDPQTGRPWPAMPAPFLRLAQDAAEAAGFAGFLPDACLVNRYVPGARMSLHQDKNERDFGAPIVSVSLGIAAVFLFGGSRRGDPARRVPLQHGDVVVWGGPDRLRYHGVLPLKEANHPRLGAARVNLTFRLAG; via the coding sequence CGCCGCCCCGGCCCGCATCGCGCTGGGGCCGGCCGCCACCCTGCTGCAGGGCTGGGCGCTGCCGCATGTGGATGCGCTGCTGCCGGCGCTGGATGCGGTGCTGGCGGCCGCGCCGCCGCGCCACATGGAAACCCCGGGCGGGTTCCGCATGTCGGCGGCCCTGAGCAATTGCGGCGCGCTGGGCTGGACATCCGACCGGCACGGCTACCGCTATACGCGCCTCGATCCGCAAACCGGCCGGCCCTGGCCCGCCATGCCGGCGCCCTTTCTGCGCCTGGCGCAGGACGCCGCCGAAGCGGCCGGCTTTGCCGGCTTCCTGCCCGATGCCTGCCTGGTGAACCGCTATGTGCCCGGCGCGCGCATGAGCCTGCACCAGGACAAGAACGAACGCGATTTCGGCGCGCCCATCGTGTCGGTGTCGCTGGGCATTGCCGCGGTGTTCCTGTTCGGCGGCAGCCGGCGCGGCGATCCGGCCCGGCGCGTGCCGCTGCAGCATGGCGACGTGGTGGTGTGGGGCGGCCCCGACCGCCTGCGCTACCACGGCGTGCTGCCGCTGAAAGAAGCCAACCATCCGCGCCTGGGGGCGGCCCGCGTCAACCTGACGTTCCGCCTGGCCGGCTAG
- a CDS encoding VOC family protein, whose product MPQLCAYLTFDGNCAEAMRFYEHTLTGRIEAMLTYAEAPEGGGVPAEMQGRVMHARLSLDGQTLMASDAAGRQPYQGQQGVSLALVFPTVSDATRIFNALAEGGTVTMPLQKTFWAEAFGALTDRYGTSWLINGGQTAG is encoded by the coding sequence ATGCCCCAGCTCTGCGCCTACCTGACCTTCGACGGCAACTGCGCCGAGGCCATGCGCTTCTATGAACACACGCTGACCGGCCGCATCGAGGCCATGCTGACCTACGCCGAGGCGCCCGAGGGCGGCGGGGTGCCGGCCGAGATGCAGGGCCGCGTCATGCACGCGCGGCTCAGCCTCGACGGCCAGACCCTGATGGCGTCCGACGCGGCGGGCCGCCAGCCGTACCAGGGCCAGCAGGGCGTTTCGCTGGCCCTGGTGTTTCCGACGGTGTCCGACGCGACCCGCATTTTCAATGCGCTGGCCGAAGGCGGCACGGTAACCATGCCTTTGCAGAAAACATTCTGGGCCGAGGCCTTCGGCGCGCTGACCGACCGCTACGGCACATCGTGGCTGATCAACGGCGGCCAGACCGCCGGCTGA
- a CDS encoding DHA2 family efflux MFS transporter permease subunit, producing the protein MQHTLEDRQRWLALMVLCLGVLMIVLDTTIVNVALPSIRADLQFSETSLVWVVNAYMLTFGGFLLLGGRLGDLFGARRVFLAGLTLFTAASLACGVAGSQQLLVAARAIQGLGGAVVSAVSLSLIMNLFSEPAERAKAMGVYGFVCAGGGSVGVLLGGLLTSALSWHWIFLVNLPIGAAVFGLCLVLLPGGRAAGGGARLDVAGAVTVTLSLMLAVYAVVNGNEAGWTSARTLGLLGAAAALMAAFLAIEARAGAPLMPLGLFRLRNLAIANVVGVLWAGAMFAWFFISALYMQLVLGYSAMQVGLAFLPGNLVMAVCSLGVSARLVMRFGIRAPLAAGLALAALGLALFAQAPIDGSFALHILPGMLLLGLGAGIAFNPLLLAAMNDVPQHESGLASGVVNTAFMMGGALGLAILASLAAARTGALAAAGAALPEALNGGYRLAFLLGAVCAAAAALLGGLLLRNAHSTAASGGTLTSPVHQEDTP; encoded by the coding sequence ATGCAGCACACCCTTGAAGACAGGCAACGCTGGCTGGCACTGATGGTGCTGTGCCTGGGCGTACTGATGATTGTCCTGGACACCACCATCGTCAACGTCGCGCTGCCATCGATCCGCGCCGACCTGCAGTTTTCCGAGACCTCGCTGGTGTGGGTGGTGAACGCCTACATGCTGACCTTCGGCGGCTTCCTGCTGCTGGGCGGCCGGCTGGGCGACCTGTTCGGCGCGCGCCGCGTCTTCCTGGCGGGGCTGACGCTGTTCACCGCGGCCTCGCTGGCCTGCGGCGTGGCCGGTAGCCAGCAGCTGCTGGTGGCCGCGCGCGCGATCCAGGGCCTGGGCGGCGCCGTGGTGTCGGCGGTATCCCTGTCGCTCATCATGAATCTGTTTTCCGAGCCGGCCGAGCGCGCCAAGGCCATGGGCGTCTACGGCTTCGTCTGCGCCGGCGGCGGCAGCGTGGGCGTGCTGCTGGGCGGGCTGCTGACCAGCGCGCTGAGCTGGCACTGGATTTTCCTGGTGAACCTGCCCATCGGCGCGGCCGTGTTCGGCCTGTGCCTGGTGCTGCTGCCGGGCGGACGCGCCGCCGGCGGCGGCGCCCGGCTCGACGTCGCGGGCGCGGTCACCGTGACGCTGTCGCTGATGCTGGCGGTATACGCCGTGGTCAACGGCAACGAGGCCGGCTGGACCTCGGCCCGCACGCTCGGCCTGCTGGGCGCGGCGGCGGCGCTGATGGCCGCCTTCCTGGCCATCGAGGCCCGCGCCGGCGCGCCGCTGATGCCGCTGGGCCTGTTCCGGCTGCGCAACCTGGCCATCGCCAATGTGGTGGGCGTGCTGTGGGCCGGCGCCATGTTCGCCTGGTTCTTCATCTCGGCGCTGTACATGCAGCTGGTGCTGGGCTACAGCGCCATGCAGGTCGGGCTGGCCTTCCTGCCCGGCAACCTGGTCATGGCCGTGTGCTCGCTGGGCGTGTCGGCCAGGCTGGTCATGCGCTTCGGCATCCGCGCGCCGCTGGCGGCCGGGCTGGCGCTCGCGGCCCTGGGCCTGGCGCTGTTCGCCCAGGCCCCCATCGACGGCAGCTTCGCCCTGCACATCCTGCCGGGCATGCTGCTGCTGGGCCTGGGCGCCGGCATCGCCTTCAACCCGCTGCTGCTGGCCGCCATGAACGACGTGCCGCAGCACGAGTCGGGGCTGGCCTCGGGCGTGGTCAATACGGCCTTCATGATGGGCGGCGCCCTGGGCCTGGCCATCCTGGCCAGCCTGGCGGCGGCGCGCACCGGCGCGCTGGCCGCGGCCGGCGCCGCCCTGCCCGAGGCGCTCAATGGCGGCTACCGCCTGGCGTTCCTGCTGGGCGCGGTCTGCGCCGCGGCAGCCGCGCTGCTGGGCGGGCTGCTGCTGCGCAATGCACACTCCACCGCCGCTTCGGGTGGTACGCTAACTTCACCCGTTCATCAGGAAGACACACCATGA
- a CDS encoding DUF937 domain-containing protein, producing MNSPATLSDELFAQLQGAPMQQISQQLGTDAAQTRDAVGAALPMLLGTLGHNASQPQGAEALFGALQRDHAGGGADLGGLLGSLLGGGAGAGAGAGQADGGAILGHIFGDNQQRAQDNLGQATGLGGNNASSLLKLLAPIVMAFLAQRMQGGGMDAGGLSASLGQERDAARQQGGLGGGLLGSLLDQDGDGQVGLGDLLKMGGGLLNGRG from the coding sequence ATGAACTCTCCCGCCACGCTATCCGACGAGCTCTTCGCGCAGTTGCAGGGCGCGCCGATGCAGCAGATTTCCCAGCAACTGGGCACCGACGCCGCCCAGACGCGCGATGCCGTCGGCGCCGCCCTGCCGATGCTGCTGGGCACCCTGGGCCACAATGCCTCGCAACCGCAAGGCGCCGAAGCCCTGTTCGGCGCGCTGCAGCGCGACCACGCCGGCGGCGGCGCCGACCTGGGCGGCCTGCTGGGCTCGCTGCTGGGCGGCGGCGCTGGTGCCGGTGCCGGCGCCGGCCAGGCCGACGGCGGCGCCATCCTGGGCCACATCTTCGGCGACAACCAGCAGCGCGCCCAGGACAACCTGGGCCAGGCCACCGGCCTGGGCGGCAACAATGCCTCCAGCCTGCTGAAGCTGCTGGCGCCCATCGTCATGGCATTCCTGGCCCAGCGCATGCAGGGCGGCGGCATGGACGCCGGCGGGCTCAGCGCCTCGCTCGGCCAGGAACGCGATGCCGCCCGCCAGCAGGGCGGCCTGGGCGGCGGACTGCTGGGCTCGCTGCTCGACCAGGACGGCGACGGCCAGGTCGGCCTGGGCGACCTGCTCAAGATGGGCGGCGGCCTGCTCAACGGGCGCGGCTAG
- a CDS encoding porin, protein MRRTANTMLALALAAAGLAGAAQAESSVTLYGLVDLGYMNDHDDAKGTSQGIDSGNESGSRWGIKGEEDLGDGLKAVFQLESGFNADNGTSAQSGRLFGRWAYVGLQSATLGEVRLGRQWVLGREWGGVATPFSIAWSRSGLSTTFGYNDGDFGSSGIADNMVMWRSPKMHGFEAALGYSFAVDGDQEFGNSNNDRMLTAGVRYGKGPLRLALTYEHLYVDQRRVSGRANPAGDTSNWQLGGSYDFEVVRVYAGAGRISDANKGPAKDVEKDYAWTAGVRVPVGPGALLASWQQTTDSKIKAYAIGYQYGLSKRTDLYAFYNHSDTRDLDSGEDNSRRQISVGIRHRF, encoded by the coding sequence ATGAGAAGAACCGCCAACACCATGCTGGCCCTGGCGCTTGCCGCGGCCGGGCTGGCCGGCGCGGCGCAGGCCGAAAGCAGCGTCACCCTGTACGGCCTGGTCGACCTGGGCTACATGAACGACCACGACGACGCCAAGGGCACGTCGCAGGGCATCGACAGCGGCAACGAATCCGGGTCGCGCTGGGGCATCAAGGGCGAAGAAGACCTGGGCGACGGCCTGAAGGCCGTCTTCCAGCTGGAAAGCGGCTTCAACGCCGATAACGGCACGTCCGCGCAGTCGGGCCGGCTGTTCGGCCGCTGGGCGTATGTGGGCCTGCAAAGCGCCACGCTGGGCGAAGTCCGGCTGGGACGCCAGTGGGTGCTGGGCCGCGAATGGGGCGGCGTGGCCACGCCGTTCTCGATCGCCTGGTCGCGCTCGGGGCTGAGCACCACCTTCGGCTATAACGACGGTGATTTCGGCTCCAGCGGCATCGCCGACAACATGGTGATGTGGCGGTCGCCCAAGATGCACGGCTTCGAGGCCGCGCTGGGCTACAGCTTCGCGGTGGACGGCGACCAGGAGTTCGGCAACAGCAACAATGACCGCATGCTGACCGCCGGAGTGCGCTACGGGAAAGGGCCGCTGCGTCTGGCCTTGACTTACGAGCACTTGTACGTGGACCAGCGCCGGGTCAGCGGCCGCGCCAATCCCGCCGGCGACACCAGCAACTGGCAATTGGGCGGCTCGTACGATTTCGAGGTGGTGCGCGTGTACGCCGGGGCGGGGCGCATCAGCGATGCCAACAAGGGCCCGGCCAAGGACGTGGAGAAGGACTACGCCTGGACGGCCGGCGTGCGCGTGCCGGTGGGGCCGGGCGCGCTGCTGGCGTCATGGCAGCAGACCACCGATTCGAAGATCAAGGCCTATGCGATCGGCTACCAGTACGGTTTGTCCAAGCGCACCGACTTGTACGCCTTCTACAACCACAGCGATACGCGCGACCTGGACAGCGGCGAAGACAACAGCCGGCGCCAGATCAGCGTGGGCATCCGGCACCGCTTCTAG
- a CDS encoding LysR family transcriptional regulator produces MNLKSLRLFRLIVLHGSLASAAERLHLSQSAASRLIALLEDEIRLKLFTRARRRLLLTPEGELFFQEAEQILMGVDEIPRIAEDIRGKNREKFTLVTSVPLGTCLVSPAISDMRRHEPDFDCRIHIEGRFEIENKVARRRYNLGLISLPITNAIVELQVEPVLQVRVEALLPRSHPLAERDAIQAEDLLDQPIVSLQPHQLWRRRLDEIYATAGAKPRMAIETTSTLMVQQLVRDGNGVSIMDRTCARLLPGDSVVFRPIAPERWVTYACIFPTSGRPPLADLFVDSLRSYVRRLCREDTEAAPSFRLLKPGDQASGAA; encoded by the coding sequence ATGAACCTGAAATCCCTGCGCCTGTTCCGCCTGATCGTGCTGCACGGCTCGCTGGCCTCGGCCGCCGAACGCCTGCACCTCAGCCAGTCGGCGGCCAGCCGCCTGATCGCCCTGCTGGAAGACGAGATCCGCCTGAAACTGTTCACGCGCGCGCGCCGCCGCCTGCTGCTCACACCCGAAGGCGAGCTGTTCTTCCAGGAAGCCGAGCAGATTCTGATGGGCGTGGACGAGATTCCGCGCATCGCCGAAGACATCCGCGGCAAGAACCGCGAAAAATTCACGCTGGTCACTTCGGTGCCGCTGGGCACCTGCCTGGTGTCGCCCGCCATCAGCGACATGCGGCGCCACGAACCCGACTTCGATTGCCGCATCCACATCGAAGGCCGTTTCGAAATCGAGAACAAGGTGGCGCGGCGGCGCTACAACCTGGGGCTGATCTCGCTGCCCATTACCAACGCCATCGTCGAACTGCAGGTCGAGCCCGTGCTGCAGGTGCGGGTCGAGGCCCTGCTGCCGCGCAGCCACCCGCTGGCCGAGCGCGACGCGATTCAGGCCGAAGACCTGCTCGACCAGCCCATCGTGTCGCTGCAGCCGCACCAGCTATGGCGCCGGCGCCTGGACGAAATCTACGCCACCGCCGGCGCCAAGCCGCGCATGGCCATCGAGACTACATCCACGCTGATGGTGCAGCAGCTGGTGCGCGACGGCAACGGCGTATCCATCATGGACCGCACCTGCGCCCGCCTGCTGCCCGGCGACAGCGTAGTGTTCCGCCCCATCGCGCCCGAGCGCTGGGTGACCTACGCCTGCATTTTCCCGACCTCCGGCCGGCCGCCGCTGGCCGACCTGTTCGTCGACAGCCTGCGCAGCTATGTGCGCCGCCTGTGCCGCGAAGACACCGAGGCGGCGCCCAGCTTCCGCCTGCTCAAGCCCGGCGATCAGGCCAGCGGCGCCGCCTGA
- a CDS encoding lyase family protein — MSRAAALPASVAELFSTEQTWQTWLDIEAALALSQASLGLIPTQHAQRIAAHASLQHLDLPALRADIQRTMAPVLSVVHALAHACGDEAGGYVHWGGTTQNIILGGRVLQMRRVHALLLARIGSALDTLAALAEDSADAVMAGRTNRKHALPITFGFKVASWIEELARCVERLRQVEPRAFSLVFGGAIGAMHTFGPDGMQLAGAIAGRLGLASPLVHSRAMLDPFCEYVLVLSLFAMACSRMGNELYTLMADEIGEVAEALPDGVVGSSTMPHKDNPKHVVSLIARAARLRALAAPALEAGQPSHEGDSATNQQLYGLIDEACPLAYDVAVRLDELLALVRFDPARMRENLARSADVIASERLMMVLAATLGRQHAHDRVHAAIREARRRGCALADVLSGQPDVAAHYTREQIEDALDPARYTGNSRDIALRAAALARGLAAELAPAAAQAAPLA; from the coding sequence ATGAGCCGTGCCGCAGCGCTGCCCGCCTCGGTGGCGGAGCTGTTTTCTACCGAGCAGACCTGGCAGACCTGGCTGGACATCGAAGCCGCGCTGGCGCTGTCGCAGGCCAGCCTGGGCCTGATCCCGACGCAGCACGCGCAGCGCATCGCCGCGCACGCCTCGCTGCAGCACCTGGACCTGCCGGCGCTGCGCGCCGACATCCAGCGCACCATGGCGCCCGTGCTGTCGGTGGTGCACGCGCTGGCGCACGCCTGCGGCGACGAGGCCGGCGGCTACGTGCACTGGGGCGGCACCACGCAGAACATCATCCTGGGCGGGCGGGTGCTGCAGATGCGGCGCGTGCACGCGCTGCTGCTGGCCCGCATCGGCAGCGCGCTGGACACGCTGGCCGCCCTGGCCGAGGACAGCGCCGATGCCGTGATGGCCGGGCGCACCAACCGCAAGCACGCGCTGCCCATCACCTTCGGCTTCAAGGTGGCCAGCTGGATCGAAGAGCTGGCGCGTTGTGTCGAGCGGCTGCGCCAGGTCGAGCCGCGCGCTTTTTCGCTGGTGTTCGGCGGGGCGATCGGCGCCATGCACACGTTCGGGCCGGACGGCATGCAACTGGCCGGCGCCATCGCCGGCCGCCTGGGCCTGGCCAGCCCGCTGGTGCATTCGCGCGCCATGCTGGACCCGTTCTGCGAATATGTGCTGGTGCTGTCCCTATTCGCCATGGCCTGCTCGCGCATGGGCAACGAGCTTTACACCCTGATGGCCGACGAGATCGGCGAAGTGGCCGAGGCGCTGCCCGATGGGGTGGTGGGCAGCAGCACGATGCCGCACAAAGACAACCCCAAGCACGTGGTCAGCCTGATCGCGCGGGCAGCCCGGTTGCGGGCGCTGGCCGCGCCGGCGCTCGAGGCCGGCCAGCCCAGCCACGAGGGGGATTCGGCCACCAACCAGCAGCTGTACGGCTTGATCGACGAGGCCTGCCCGCTGGCCTACGACGTGGCTGTGCGCCTGGACGAACTGCTGGCGCTGGTGCGCTTCGACCCGGCGCGCATGCGCGAGAACCTGGCGCGTTCGGCCGACGTGATCGCGTCCGAGCGGCTGATGATGGTGCTGGCGGCGACGCTGGGCCGCCAGCACGCGCACGACCGCGTTCACGCCGCCATCCGCGAGGCGCGCCGCCGCGGCTGCGCGCTGGCCGACGTGCTGAGCGGCCAGCCCGATGTGGCCGCGCACTACACGCGCGAGCAGATCGAGGATGCGCTGGATCCGGCGCGCTATACCGGCAACAGCCGCGACATCGCCCTGCGCGCCGCGGCGCTGGCGCGCGGCCTGGCGGCCGAACTGGCGCCGGCGGCGGCTCAGGCGGCGCCGCTGGCCTGA
- a CDS encoding dipeptide ABC transporter ATP-binding protein, whose product MSTNLLQIDGLDVTLPTPGGPLHAVRGMSLALARGEALGIVGESGSGKSMTALALMRLLPPGASLRARAMRYQGEDLAALPDARFAATVAGRRIAMIFQEPMTSLNPVYTIERQMTELMIRDGAGAAQARERALYLLDRVKVPDPAQRLRSYPHQLSGGQRQRVMIAMALMTEPQLLIADEPTTALDVTVQAQILDLLAELRQEFGMAMILITHDLAVVANAVDRVMVMYGGQPLELGATRTVLSDPRHPYTRGLLGCAPGTGRRGARLNAIPGIVPSLIGPQPGCVFAPRCASATAQCRAGDIAATPREADGWFRCLHPRGEEAGRCLTSCGSQAPETPAVISDRSLTPAGCQTPTSGAEAPAEHPGAECVLVARGIVRTFTQRKGLFAQPYTVRAVDDASLTVRRGETLAVVGESGSGKSTLARILLGLDEPDQGRIMLGGKAVGALAPPERARLVQPVFQDPYSSLNPRRSVGDIVGRPLELHGAAPAAERRAQVARILERVGLPRRVINSFPGQLSGGQRQRVAIARALILRPQLLLCDEPTSALDVSVQAQILNLLQDLQEEFGLSMLFITHDIGVVRQIADRVVVMRSGRIVEEGPAAAVLARPAHEYTALLLDSVPSLERAFAEAAA is encoded by the coding sequence ATGTCTACCAATTTATTGCAGATCGACGGACTGGACGTCACCCTGCCCACGCCGGGCGGGCCCCTGCACGCGGTGCGCGGCATGAGCCTGGCGCTGGCGCGCGGCGAGGCCCTGGGCATCGTCGGCGAATCGGGCTCGGGCAAGTCGATGACGGCGCTGGCGCTGATGCGCCTGCTGCCGCCCGGCGCCAGCCTGCGCGCCCGCGCCATGCGCTACCAGGGCGAAGACCTGGCGGCGCTGCCCGACGCGCGGTTCGCCGCCACCGTGGCGGGGCGCCGCATCGCGATGATCTTCCAGGAACCGATGACCTCGCTGAATCCGGTCTACACGATAGAGCGGCAGATGACCGAGCTGATGATACGCGACGGGGCCGGCGCGGCGCAGGCGCGCGAGCGGGCGCTGTACCTGCTGGACCGGGTCAAGGTGCCCGATCCGGCGCAGCGCCTGCGCAGCTACCCGCATCAGCTGTCGGGTGGCCAGCGCCAGCGCGTGATGATCGCCATGGCCTTGATGACCGAGCCGCAGCTGCTGATCGCCGACGAGCCGACCACCGCGCTGGACGTGACGGTACAGGCGCAGATACTGGATCTGCTGGCCGAGCTGCGCCAGGAGTTCGGCATGGCCATGATCCTGATCACTCACGACCTGGCGGTGGTGGCCAACGCGGTGGACCGCGTGATGGTGATGTACGGCGGCCAGCCGCTGGAACTGGGCGCCACGCGCACCGTGCTGAGCGATCCGCGCCACCCGTATACGCGCGGGCTGCTGGGCTGCGCGCCGGGCACCGGGCGGCGCGGCGCGCGCCTGAACGCCATTCCGGGCATCGTGCCTTCGCTGATCGGGCCGCAGCCGGGCTGCGTCTTCGCGCCGCGCTGCGCCAGCGCCACGGCGCAGTGCCGGGCCGGCGATATCGCGGCCACGCCGCGCGAAGCGGATGGCTGGTTCCGCTGCCTGCATCCGAGGGGGGAAGAGGCCGGGCGGTGTCTGACATCCTGCGGGAGTCAGGCACCTGAAACGCCTGCGGTTATCTCCGACAGGAGTCTGACTCCCGCAGGGTGTCAGACACCGACTTCCGGCGCCGAGGCCCCCGCCGAACACCCCGGCGCCGAGTGCGTGCTGGTGGCCCGCGGCATCGTGCGCACGTTTACGCAGCGCAAGGGTCTGTTCGCGCAACCCTACACCGTGCGCGCGGTCGACGATGCCTCGCTGACGGTGCGGCGCGGCGAGACGCTGGCGGTGGTGGGCGAGTCCGGTTCGGGCAAGAGCACGCTGGCGCGCATCCTGCTGGGCCTGGACGAACCCGACCAGGGGCGCATCATGCTGGGCGGCAAGGCGGTGGGCGCGCTGGCGCCGCCCGAACGCGCCCGGCTGGTGCAGCCGGTGTTCCAGGACCCGTACTCGTCATTGAACCCGCGTCGTTCGGTGGGCGACATCGTGGGCCGGCCGCTGGAGCTGCATGGCGCGGCGCCGGCCGCCGAGCGGCGCGCGCAAGTGGCGCGCATCCTGGAGCGGGTCGGCCTGCCGCGGCGAGTGATCAACAGTTTTCCCGGGCAGTTGTCGGGCGGCCAGCGCCAGCGCGTGGCGATTGCGCGCGCGCTGATCCTGCGGCCGCAATTGCTGCTGTGCGACGAGCCGACCTCGGCGCTGGACGTGTCGGTGCAGGCGCAAATACTCAACCTGCTGCAGGACCTGCAAGAGGAGTTCGGATTGTCCATGTTGTTCATCACCCATGACATCGGCGTGGTGCGCCAGATTGCCGACCGGGTCGTCGTGATGCGCAGCGGCCGCATTGTCGAGGAAGGCCCGGCCGCGGCCGTGCTGGCACGCCCGGCGCACGAATACACGGCTCTGCTGCTGGATTCGGTGCCATCGCTGGAACGCGCTTTTGCGGAGGCCGCAGCATGA
- a CDS encoding ABC transporter permease gives MNQQKTLMAGIAPAAAQDAADAAQDLDAQRRQAFWRRVRSHRGLQAGALIVLALLAVAVFAPWLAPHDPYAQSLAHRLVPPVWAPGGSWDYVFGTDQVGRDYLSRLIYGTRISLIVGFGGASVGCLIGVALGICAGYFGGRVDSLVSFLLTCQLALPGLLLAMALVFIIGPSLWVVIGIIGGLHWTYYLVVTRTSTLRLRQLDFVAAAKAVGSNRRQILFHEILPNLLNQIIVVFTFEVGIAVLAEAALSFLGVGIQPPTPSWGLMIAEGKMAIFHRPWLVVLPGIALFLLVIGANLLGDGLRDVTSPDKRG, from the coding sequence GTGAACCAACAAAAAACCTTGATGGCGGGCATCGCGCCGGCGGCCGCGCAAGATGCGGCCGACGCGGCGCAAGACCTGGATGCCCAGCGCCGGCAGGCGTTCTGGCGGCGCGTGCGCAGCCACCGCGGCCTGCAGGCCGGCGCGCTGATCGTGCTGGCGCTGCTGGCGGTGGCCGTGTTCGCGCCCTGGCTGGCGCCGCACGATCCCTACGCGCAATCGCTGGCGCACCGCCTGGTGCCGCCGGTATGGGCGCCGGGCGGTTCGTGGGATTACGTGTTCGGCACCGACCAGGTAGGGCGCGACTACCTCAGCCGGCTGATCTACGGCACCCGCATTTCGCTGATCGTGGGCTTCGGCGGGGCCAGCGTGGGCTGTCTGATCGGCGTGGCGCTGGGCATCTGCGCCGGGTATTTCGGCGGGCGCGTCGATTCGCTGGTGAGCTTTCTGCTGACGTGCCAGCTGGCGCTGCCGGGGCTGCTGCTGGCCATGGCGCTGGTGTTCATCATCGGCCCGTCGCTGTGGGTGGTGATCGGCATTATCGGCGGCCTGCACTGGACATACTACCTGGTGGTCACACGCACCAGCACGCTGCGCCTGCGGCAGCTCGATTTCGTGGCGGCGGCCAAGGCGGTGGGCAGTAACCGGCGCCAGATCCTGTTCCATGAAATCCTGCCCAACCTGCTCAACCAGATCATTGTGGTGTTCACCTTCGAGGTCGGCATCGCCGTGCTGGCCGAGGCGGCGCTGTCGTTCCTGGGTGTGGGCATCCAGCCGCCCACGCCGTCGTGGGGGCTGATGATCGCCGAAGGCAAGATGGCCATCTTCCACCGGCCGTGGCTGGTGGTGCTGCCCGGCATCGCGCTGTTCCTGCTGGTGATCGGCGCCAACCTGCTGGGCGACGGCCTGCGCGATGTCACTTCGCCGGACAAGCGCGGCTAG
- a CDS encoding ABC transporter permease, which translates to MLRFALRRLGLAVLVALTVSFATFVLLNVATDPAQAIAGENAEPELVEQIRHEYGFDRPFMERYGNWLSHAVRGDFGKSYYWHDSVSQLVAKHAPPTIRLALMAVVITVLLAIPLGVAAALRPNSALDRFSLGVAVSAQAIPNFWLGLVLVILFSVMIPVFPVSGDGTWLHYVLPALVLGTSSVPAVMRLTRAGLIEVMGSDYVRTARAKGYRGVSLLLRHAMRNAMLPIVSVLAVQLGQKFGGSVIVESIFAINGLGRLTLQSILGSDIPTVQMLIFIFALVFIVMNFLADVLNALLDPRIRMG; encoded by the coding sequence ATGTTGCGCTTTGCGCTAAGACGCCTGGGCCTGGCGGTGCTGGTGGCGCTGACTGTGTCCTTTGCCACCTTCGTGCTGCTGAACGTGGCCACCGACCCGGCCCAGGCCATCGCGGGCGAGAACGCCGAGCCCGAGCTGGTCGAGCAGATCCGCCACGAGTACGGCTTCGACCGGCCGTTCATGGAACGCTACGGCAATTGGCTGTCGCATGCCGTGCGCGGCGATTTCGGCAAGAGCTACTACTGGCACGACTCGGTCAGCCAACTGGTGGCCAAACATGCGCCGCCCACCATCCGCCTGGCGTTGATGGCGGTGGTGATCACGGTGCTGCTGGCCATTCCGCTGGGGGTGGCGGCGGCGCTGCGGCCCAATTCGGCGCTGGATCGCTTTTCGCTGGGCGTAGCCGTGTCGGCGCAGGCGATTCCCAATTTCTGGCTGGGCCTGGTGCTGGTGATCCTGTTCAGCGTGATGATCCCGGTGTTCCCGGTGTCGGGCGACGGCACCTGGCTGCACTATGTGCTGCCGGCCCTTGTGCTGGGCACCAGCTCGGTGCCCGCGGTGATGCGGCTGACCCGCGCCGGCCTGATCGAGGTAATGGGTTCCGACTATGTGCGCACCGCGCGCGCCAAGGGCTATCGCGGCGTGTCGCTGCTGCTGCGGCATGCCATGCGCAACGCCATGCTGCCCATTGTGAGCGTGCTGGCGGTGCAGCTGGGCCAGAAGTTCGGCGGCTCGGTGATCGTGGAGTCGATCTTCGCCATCAACGGCCTGGGCCGCCTGACCTTGCAGTCCATCCTGGGCAGCGACATTCCGACCGTGCAGATGCTGATCTTCATTTTTGCGCTGGTCTTCATCGTGATGAATTTCCTGGCGGACGTGCTCAATGCGCTGCTCGATCCGCGAATCCGTATGGGGTAG